The following are from one region of the Acidobacteriota bacterium genome:
- a CDS encoding TCR/Tet family MFS transporter translates to MLSRKAAVPFILITVSLDMIGIGLIIPVLPELVTNMYGGTISDGSYIFGWFVAAYALMQFVFSPILGNLSDRFGRRPIILTSLLGAGLDYLLMAFAPNLKWLFVGRVIAGITGANISAANAYIADVSAPEDRAKNFGMIGACFGVGFIIGPALGGLLGAYGLRIPFIIAACLNLLNWLYGFFVLPESLAKDNRRAFHWKRANPFSSLGQLGKYPVVLGLTATIVLERLAHDTLPSTWVLYTTYRFNWTEFDNGLSLAVVGIVYAVVQGGLTGRIVGALGERKAIIFGLTIGSLTFLAYGLSTQSWMLYVAIVFGSVGGVAGPAIQSTITKMVSATEQGAVQGIIASIQSVVAILGPLMATNLFGYFTSASAPVKLPGAAFLLASLLVATAVLLALRSARQPAIPEPAHYSD, encoded by the coding sequence ATGCTAAGCCGAAAAGCCGCCGTGCCATTTATCCTTATTACTGTGTCGTTGGACATGATCGGGATCGGTCTGATTATTCCCGTGTTGCCGGAATTGGTAACCAATATGTATGGCGGCACCATCAGCGATGGGTCGTATATTTTCGGATGGTTTGTGGCGGCTTATGCGTTAATGCAATTTGTATTTTCCCCAATCCTGGGAAACCTCAGCGACCGGTTTGGCCGCAGGCCGATCATTTTGACGTCTCTGCTGGGCGCCGGACTGGATTATTTGCTGATGGCGTTTGCGCCAAATTTGAAATGGCTTTTTGTCGGACGAGTCATCGCTGGCATCACAGGAGCCAATATCTCAGCGGCCAATGCCTACATTGCGGACGTCAGCGCGCCGGAAGACCGAGCCAAAAATTTCGGCATGATCGGCGCGTGTTTTGGCGTGGGCTTTATTATCGGCCCGGCGCTGGGTGGCCTGCTGGGAGCGTACGGGTTGCGAATCCCTTTCATCATTGCCGCCTGTTTGAACCTGTTAAACTGGTTGTACGGATTTTTCGTCCTGCCGGAATCGCTGGCGAAGGATAATCGCCGAGCTTTCCATTGGAAACGCGCCAACCCTTTTTCGTCTCTCGGCCAACTCGGAAAATATCCGGTCGTGTTGGGATTGACCGCGACAATTGTGCTGGAACGACTGGCTCACGACACACTTCCATCAACCTGGGTGCTATACACAACGTATCGGTTCAATTGGACTGAATTTGATAATGGCTTATCGCTGGCAGTAGTGGGAATCGTTTATGCGGTAGTTCAAGGCGGCCTGACTGGGCGGATTGTCGGCGCACTTGGCGAGCGGAAGGCGATCATTTTTGGTTTGACGATTGGTTCTCTGACTTTTCTGGCCTATGGATTGTCCACACAAAGCTGGATGCTGTATGTGGCGATTGTCTTTGGCTCGGTGGGAGGCGTTGCCGGACCAGCCATCCAATCAACAATCACAAAAATGGTTTCGGCAACTGAGCAGGGCGCGGTTCAAGGAATCATTGCCAGTATCCAAAGCGTCGTCGCCATTTTAGGACCGCTGATGGCAACCAATCTTTTTGGCTATTTCACATCGGCGTCCGCGCCGGTAAAACTGCCGGGAGCGGCATTTTTGTTGGCCTCATTGTTGGTAGCGACCGCCGTATTATTGGCGCTTCGCAGTGCGCGTCAACCTGCAATCCCGGAACCTGCCCACTACAGCGATTGA